The Methanofastidiosum sp. region ATCATGTATACTCTTTCAGGTGAACTTGATTTAAGAAAAGGTTGGGGTATAAAAAATGATACTTTTACCTGTCAGAAATACCTCAAATCTTTAGGATATGAAGACTGGATAATGTTGGGTGATAAAGATCTAGCAGTTCATATAAAGAGAACAGAACTTTTGAACAATGGAAAAAGATTAACTGAAGTAACAAATGAACTCTGTAAGAAATTTGGAGTCAGTATACCTGTGATACCTATGTCAGATGATTTCTTCCAAACACACATCCAATTAGATTCTAAAACAATTCATTTTGAAGAGTATTATATAAGAAGGCCAGAGGGCAACATAAAGAATATTATTTACAAAGGCATAGAAAATGCAAGACCATCTAAAGAATTCTTAGAAGCGTTAGATATTTCAGATTGGATTATTCTTCCACCTTCAAATCCTTTAGTTAGTATAGGAACTATTTTATCTCTAAAAGGAATTAAAAAAATATTAAGAGAAAAATACGTGGTGGGGGTTTCTCCGTTAATCCAAGGAAGGGCAGTAAAAGGTCCTTTAGTTGAGATGATGAGTTCTT contains the following coding sequences:
- the cofD gene encoding 2-phospho-L-lactate transferase gives rise to the protein MITVLSGGGGGAKFIDGLSRVTNEFSVIANTGDDIKIYGLHISPDVDTIMYTLSGELDLRKGWGIKNDTFTCQKYLKSLGYEDWIMLGDKDLAVHIKRTELLNNGKRLTEVTNELCKKFGVSIPVIPMSDDFFQTHIQLDSKTIHFEEYYIRRPEGNIKNIIYKGIENARPSKEFLEALDISDWIILPPSNPLVSIGTILSLKGIKKILREKYVVGVSPLIQGRAVKGPLVEMMSS